A genomic region of Halobaculum lipolyticum contains the following coding sequences:
- the thiD gene encoding bifunctional hydroxymethylpyrimidine kinase/phosphomethylpyrimidine kinase, whose amino-acid sequence MTGVDPDPEEPPYALTIASSDSGGGAGIQADLKTMTRFGVYGGSVVVATTAQNTAGVRSTHVLPAEAIRAQYEAVVDDAVPGAVKTGMLATTEGVRTVHDCLRSFDGPVVVDPVTVATSGDRLLEAAAIDAYRDLVAEATLVTPNADETAELVGERPDSPSARRRAADRFFEWGADAVLFKGGHVAAEPDTVTDVLAVDDGSEPTAFAADRVDTRATHGSGCTLSSAIAAGLARGDPLAVAVERGIEFVHAAIARPAAVGTHGSVNHLVERPGDGGRR is encoded by the coding sequence ATGACGGGCGTCGACCCGGACCCCGAGGAACCGCCGTACGCGCTGACGATCGCCTCCAGCGACTCGGGCGGCGGCGCGGGTATCCAGGCAGACCTGAAGACGATGACCCGGTTCGGCGTGTACGGCGGCTCGGTCGTCGTCGCGACCACCGCCCAGAACACGGCCGGCGTCCGCTCGACACACGTCCTCCCCGCCGAGGCGATCCGGGCGCAGTACGAGGCCGTCGTCGACGACGCGGTGCCGGGGGCGGTCAAGACGGGGATGCTCGCGACGACCGAGGGGGTCCGGACCGTCCACGACTGCCTGCGGTCGTTCGACGGTCCCGTCGTGGTCGACCCGGTCACCGTCGCCACCAGCGGCGACCGCCTGCTGGAAGCGGCGGCGATCGACGCCTACCGCGACCTCGTCGCCGAGGCGACGCTCGTGACGCCCAACGCCGACGAGACGGCCGAACTCGTCGGCGAGCGACCCGACTCCCCGTCGGCCCGCCGGCGGGCTGCCGACCGGTTCTTCGAGTGGGGCGCCGACGCGGTGTTGTTCAAAGGGGGCCACGTCGCCGCGGAGCCGGACACCGTGACCGACGTGCTCGCGGTCGACGACGGGAGCGAGCCGACGGCGTTCGCCGCCGACCGCGTCGACACCCGCGCGACGCACGGCTCCGGCTGTACCCTGTCGAGCGCGATCGCCGCCGGACTCGCGAGGGGCGATCCCCTCGCCGTCGCCGTCGAACGGGGGATCGAGTTCGTCCACGCGGCGATCGCCCGGCCCGCCGCGGTGGGGACCCACGGGAGCGTGAACCACCTCGTCGAGCGACCGGGCGACGGCGGTCGACGGTGA